The DNA sequence CTAGTGGAAAAACGGCAGGAATCAGCCAAACCTTGTAAGTATAAAGTGCAGTAACAGACAGTAGTAACGTGAACACTGTCATAACAGAagttgaaataataaataaaaataaaaactatttacatgataaaaacagcttcttccACTTCGACTGTACAAAGTGTAACACGTCTCAGGACACAGAATAATTAGACACCAATTGCCGTCAGTGCATTCTTATAAATCAGACAATAAAACTTTAGATTCACACAGTATTGCCTTAAGTAGTTAACACAGTGTTGTCATGTCACAGGGAAGGAATGACATTCAGTCTGAAAATAAGACAGCCCTTACAAAAGATCAGGCACacaattcaaaacacacacacacacacacacacacacacacacacacacacacacacacacacacacacacacaacacacacacacaacacacagaaaccagaCAAGCAGGCAGGATTCCCCTCCAGTAGAAAATGTCAGGGGAATTACCTCATAGCTGTTCTGACTCGCTGGCTCAGAATCATAGATCATAGCTGTTCATGATGTGGTGAGAGCAGTTGGGGTTTATATTGTAGCGGAATCCCATTTGACAGTTTCTCCTGAAAATAACTCATCCGCCAGATATGTCACGCCAGCAGCACAAGCGCAGAGTAAACACTTCTGAATCGTACCAGCTTCAACCTGACAAAGAGTGCATGAGTCCTGATAATGCTCTGAGTCCACCACAACGCTGACGAGAGGCAGGAGAATCAATCAAAACAAGCCCAGTCTGACTGCGCCCGGCTCCTCATCCCTGACAGAGAACGTCGGtctcaaactgcagcagctgccccATGAAGGCCAGGTTGGGGGAGATGACGCGACGCCGCTGCTTCACAAAGTCGAAGGCCTCATCTAGCTTGACGCGCTGCGTGTGCATGAGGTAGGCCAGACAGATGGTGGCGGAGCGGGAGATACCTGCCTGGCAATGCACCAGCACCCGACCTCCCCTCTGCTTCACTGAGTCTGTAGGCGGAGCGGAAAAAAGACAAGacggaaagaggaagagagttCAGGTTATCGCGCTCCATTTCACATCAGTTTCATTGTCATCAGTGAGTGTTTTACGAGAACAAATTACAGATAGAGGAGAGCTTTAAACTGGCAGAGTGAAGGAAGATTAAATGGGCCATTGTTTGGCATGCTAATGGAAATTCAACCAAAGTTGGTTCTTTTACAAGCTAAAAGGGGGCAAAAAACAGCggaaagaaagagacagttAATACATTTCTCTTATGCAGCTTGTGCAGCATAATCTAGCTGTTTTGTAATCAGTCAATCACACTGCTGATCCATAAGTCTGGGCTAGAAAATGGATTATGGTGTACAAGCTGCTTAGAGGAAATTGTTGGGATATTTAAACGTTTCACCGAGAGTGTAAAGGAAACTACAAATTCACTGTGTTTGGCGGGTCCACTAAGTTCATTACAACACTGAGGATGAAAGAAGTAAACACAGACTTGAGACTTCTGGATTGTTTAGGCGAGAAACTCACCGATGAAGCTGATGGCAGTGGAGAAGCAGGCTCTGATGTCAGCTGCTAGACTGTCCTCCACAGTGAGCCGCAGGTACTCGAACTCCCCCTCATAGAAGTTGGGGCATGTGGAGGAAACGTTGAGCACAGCTGTGATGCCCGCCGCTGCGAGGGTCTCTCTGCGGGAGGAGTGGATGGCACTGCCCAAGAACAGGAAGGGCAGCAGCTCCACGGGACCGTCCTGCAATTCACATGATCAAGAGTCCGCGTTTAAAAATCAAGAACAATCACcatgcagtttgttttcatgctacATACTCGTCTACTGGCccttaaatcaaataaaaaaggtgtCTCACCTGGTCGTATGCTGGTGTCGTCCGACCCGTCGCTGTTGGCTCTGGTTCCACTGCGGGGAGGTGATTGCTGGCAGAGTTGTAGCAGAGATCTGGATAGGCCTCTGAAAATCCCTCAAATCCACCTAAATGGAGGTCACACAGCATTAGCCAAGCCACAAGCTTTCACCAAAGTCCTCCTCAAAAAATGCCTTGTGTGTGACTCAATGATGATGTGGTAAACATGAGAATATGTAGTTTTTAAATCAAGCTACAAGTTAAACTGTTGATTTATCCTTTAGGTTTGATTATGGACATTTATACACTCACCAATAATAATGAAAAGTATATTAGTAAACTAAAGTACACATTTATTgctatttttttcccttacaaagcaaaaaaaacaaaaaaaaaaacaaaaacccaaaacttCACAAACTCAACTTTTAAAAAGGCCTGAAATAAGATATTTTGCTGCGAGGAAATAGACTGAGAGCCGTGTTACCTTGTAGGAAGCAGATCTGCGTCTGGACCTCGTTGTGCAGCGCGCTGATCAGCATCTGGGCCACGCTCTCCGCCTTCAGCTCGGCCACGGAGCGGCTGCTCTcgtccaccaccaccacagggGAGAACTCCCCGCGCCGCAGCCGGGCAAGGAGCGACTTGTCCGGGATGAGCCACTCCAGAGCCACCACCGAGCTCTTGGATCTGCGACGCAGCATCGAGTTCCAGTAGACGTTTCGGGACTCGCAGATGTGCGCGAGCGAAAAGTCGAGGAAAGGCCTGCAGTCCAGCACCACGCAGCCGGCGGAGGTGTACTGGTCCCGGGGCGTCCTGAGGATGTGAACCAGCTCATTGCCAGTTATTTCCAGGGGCTCAACGCTTGAAGTCATGGCTGAGAAAAGTGTGTCTAAAATTATctaaaagtaataaataatttcCCGcctaacaacaaaaaaataccaaagaatacaaaaaataaattcgcttttgtgttttttttttgtgtgtgtgataatttTAAACCCAAAGGTCAATAAAGTACTTCTGGAGACGGTTTTAAATCTACTGTGAGTGTATCTGAGAGCACTAGAGGAGAACTTGTTGAATTGTCCGTCAGGTCTGTTAAAATCAGATTCAGATTCACAGTTTCACTTGTTCATTGATAACAGCTGGGAGAGGGGCGGTGTCACCGGGACCCCGCCCTGTATTCCACAGAAGGAACGACGTCAGAGGCGGAACGACCATATTTGGCCTGCCCGACACTCCTCATATGGACACTGACGTCAAACCTGATTTTCCTACCGCGCACGTGGTCGTTTGGGGTTATCccgtgtttttgtgttgaatgaCGTGATTGCGAGAGTTAAAACCcggccctccctccctccctcctccgccctGAAACGGCAGCATTCAGAGGAAAGAGTGGAGGGCTGACGCTGATTATTTGGGTTGGATTAAACCTGAGCCCTCTCTGGGCCGCtgcatcactgtcactgttttcCTGCCCCATGCAGATCACAAACAAGAGTAATACTTCCTCTCAAGTCTGCAGTGATAAAAACACCAGAGCAGGCTTGAATTGCGTTCGGTCTGCTCTGCTGGGAAAACAAGAACATCTGTATCTTTCCTCTCACACTGTTAAGAACAAACAGCTGGATGATGCACTGTCACAGGCAGCTACTGCTTCCGCTCATGTTTCCTCAAGACTCAGGCCTGTGTCAGTTacatatgacacattttactgtaaaacaagCGTCATGTTCTTTTAGTCCGCTGAAGACCTCAATATTTCAAAACAGGCCAtaaatgaatgttgtttttaaggCTAAGTGATTTCCTCATATGTGGGTTTAGTGCAACAGTGGGTACGTGGGACATactcaaaataaactgcagtgCCTTTGTTCATCACACTGTGGTTAGTGGCACAGAGTGGGTAAAAGCTACACACACATAATACTCGCCAGTGGGATCTGACAGTTTTGGGAATTTTGTGGGAATGTGACTATAAGGCTTATAGTATATTTTAAGCCAGAAATTCAGTTTAGGATGACATTCCATTTTAGTTCAAGGTAAAATGCTCTCCAATAAACTCTGAAGACCGTTACTTTTCCTTGTGATACAGTTTTTTCTGTGTAACCTCTGTGTTGTGCCGGAAGCCATTTCTAAACAAATGTTAGCTACTGCTGCTCAGGGTCACTGAGACGAAACATCTGAGAACTGCATAAACCCACACCCTTTGGACTGTGGCGGAAAATctcccccctaaaaaaaaaaaatccaccgtCCAACAgattaaacaatttaaacaaatcacCCACAGGGTCGTACGGGCAACAGAGAGCGAAAGGGAAGGTTTCATACCCACTCACACATAGCTAATAAAGAGTTgctataaaatgtgaaatagaCCTGGAAAACCTATTTCCTTTATTGAACTTTCTGTTGAAGTGAGGCAGAGTTTAACTGGGAAAAATGTGATGTTACGTACAACCGAGCTCCAGTCAGGATGTCGCAattttgaaatcaaaatgatgTAATGACAGTTGTGGGCGACAGTCAAATGTGATCAAACTTTAGTCACACATTCCTGATGGTTACAGTAACTAAGGAAGTTTTCACTTAAATTCCACTTTGAATGGTGCTGTTTCAGTTCTGAATATTTGGTTATAGAGAAACAACTCAGATTTAACAAGTTTTAGGGGCTTTCGGGATGAGTaattgttctgtgtgtttttctttttatatagGTAGCTTTCATTACAAGTTGTCTCAGCGCTACATGAGTAATGTTAAACACCAGTAATTATTATCGAACATGATATTGTAGACGTTCTTCCACCCCTGGTGAAGGGACACTCATCGCCCTGTTGGAGAAATATACTTTCAGTGCGGTGTGGGATTGTTTATATCACAAGGTGTAATCTGACGTCTTCATTTCCTCATAACCCACATTCGAATCACTCGGCTCTCCCACACACGTCTCCCACTCAAACCACTGAATCCACTTTCTTCGCGTTCCCActtcccctctccccctccctggTCCCGCAGCAGCACTCCCATTCTGCTGTGCTCTCTCCCTGCTGAGGCTGCAATTTCAATCcacagcagtacacacacacacacgcaaacacaacCATACACTTTTTTTGGCACGCAGTTCATCATGGCTGTCAGTGGGGCTGCTGAGCATGCATTTACTGTAGCCTCAACCTGCACTTTGggcttgaacacacacacacacatataaacccACAGTGAGTGAGGCGATGAGGTCTGCTGAGTTGGAGGATCATGACGTGTCTGTGGCGGGGGCCTtaagacaatgtttttttttttttttggtgtaacGTTCGCCCCCATCTCAGCAGCCCGACAGGAAACATCACCGCACATACATCCTGTCACCATCCACGCAGGCCCCCACACTCTCGTACTGTATCATTACAACATTTGCTACATGCGTCTGAGCTCGTAACGTGAACTCACTGCCCGTGATTCAAAAAAATAGTTACCCTGGAATTACCTTGAAAAACCTGAGCAATGATTAACAGCTTCTGAGGTGAATTAGTTACTTACTTCCTGGATGTGGTGACTCATAAATAATTAGTCAcctgatttcattttcattttcttatgaTGTTACACTATCTTTCCTGTGTACCCTAATCGGTGTCACGTTTGGCAAATACTCAGCCAAGCATACATCTGCCCTGACACGGTGCTGAGAGACGAGTGCGAAATGGTTGTTGTTGCGGACGATTCTGATGATGAATTTTACCATCCTGTCGCCAGAAATTAGGCTTCTACATCAACAGTGAGCTCTGTGATGAGTGACGCATACATCATCAAAGTTGAAGGGGCGCAATAGTGAGCAGAAACATGACGTGACTTGTTGACGAGGAGGTGGTGAAGATCATGAAAGACGTGACTATTTTTGAATCAGAAGCATAGTCTGGCAGACCGTGGGTAGACAGAAAGTCTGGTGATGGTCTTGCAAGATAAAGGTCActtcagaatgaaaaaaaaaacattcatggtATTGGACTTACTCAGTCTCTCTGAATGACTATATGGGTAAATAAACATTAGAAGAAgcactgatgaaaacatctgctgctaGCTTATACTCCTCCACACCTCCCCTCCTCCGCCACACAGGGGATTATCCAGGATTAATTGGATGGCTGGGGTCATTAatctctgaaaaacactgtaatcTGGGAGATTTACCTCATCCTTGATTCCTCTCTTAAACGCCCACGTGGCAACAACATCGCTCCATTCAGGGGGAACGTGCCCCTGATGGGACCAGATCATTGGTGTGAACTGGCGAGCTGGTGCTTAATGTTACGGAAAGTTGAGTGGTTTCTGGgggatttctgtgtgtgtttaagagggtgtgtgtggttttattttacCACAAACTTTCTGTTTTATGAGCGAGATTTTACTGTTTGATTCACTATGATTCACAGTGTTAATgcctgagttttattttgatgtttaagATACACATAtatcaaaaaatacacaacCTGTATGTAGCTGACctgtttttctcaatttttcaTGACATGACTTGGCAGTTTCTGCTGGGAAATTTATTAAACCACTGAGATAAATGTCCAGCCTGAACTGGGGACAACCTCCCTGTTAAAGTGTGTATTTATCTTCATCACACCGTGTTTTGTTCGGCTCTTCTGCCTTTCCTTCTTCTGCTCAGCTCCCCTGCAGCTCTCATCTGACTAATC is a window from the Acanthopagrus latus isolate v.2019 chromosome 5, fAcaLat1.1, whole genome shotgun sequence genome containing:
- the dusp2 gene encoding dual specificity protein phosphatase 2, with the protein product MTSSVEPLEITGNELVHILRTPRDQYTSAGCVVLDCRPFLDFSLAHICESRNVYWNSMLRRRSKSSVVALEWLIPDKSLLARLRRGEFSPVVVVDESSRSVAELKAESVAQMLISALHNEVQTQICFLQGGFEGFSEAYPDLCYNSASNHLPAVEPEPTATGRTTPAYDQDGPVELLPFLFLGSAIHSSRRETLAAAGITAVLNVSSTCPNFYEGEFEYLRLTVEDSLAADIRACFSTAISFIDSVKQRGGRVLVHCQAGISRSATICLAYLMHTQRVKLDEAFDFVKQRRRVISPNLAFMGQLLQFETDVLCQG